From the Candidatus Eisenbacteria bacterium genome, the window CACAGGGATGGTTCGGCCCTCTCTCTTCCCTTCTATGACGAGGCCATTTGACCGGATGCTATCGATGTGCTCCTTCCAGATGTCGACAAGCCAGACCTCCTCGTCCGATGGAGAGAGAAGTCCGCCAAAAAGACTCCCCATGGCTCCGGCACCGACAATCACGGTCTTCATCTCTTTTTCTCTTCCATGCTAAGCAGGCGAAAATGGATTGAAAAACTAACACAGCTTAAGGTGAAAATCAAGGCTTCCAGGCGGTTTAGTAAGTTAGCAGTATAGTGTATAATTTAGCTTTGATCCCGTTTCCACAAGTCTCCCCTATAGCTCCCGAATCGCATCGAACTGCGCAGCATATTGGCTGGGGTCGATTCGAGCTTGGATGAGGGTGAAACGATTCGACCCCAGCGCCTCCTTGAGCGCGTCGGAATACTCGGCCTCCGTACCCACGGAGATTCCTCTGCCCCCGAACGCCTCGGCAATCTTGATGTAATCCGGAGCTCGGAATTCGGTGCCGACCACCGCAAGCCCCTTTTTCACTTGCTTGATCCGTATCTGGCTGAGCGCCTGATCACTCAGGACCACGATGACAGGGGCCACGCCTAACTGCATGGCCGTCTGCAGTTCAGCCATCCGCATGGAGAAGCCGCCGTCGCCGCAGAGGGAGACGACCTGTCGAATCGGGAAGGTCAGCTTGGCAGCGATGGCCGAGGGAACGCCAAAGCCCATGGTGCCAAGAGGGTTGGACATGAGCACGGAGTTGGGCTGATAAGGCCGCCAGATCTGGCTGAGCAGGAGCTTGGAGGCACCCACATCCATGGTCAGGATCACATCCTCGGATGTGATCTCCCGCGTGATGTCGGAGACCCTGAAGAGGGCCAGCCCCTGGGCAGGCAGAGCCAGGGCATCGTACACCTTCTTGCGGTAGGCAGGAGCAACCCTTTCGTCCCACTTGTGCTCCGCGGGCAATGAACCGGACAGCATGGTCAGAATCTCGGCGATGTTACCTACCAACTCCATCTCGGCATGGTAGATTTCGTTGTAGTTGGTGACCCGATCGATGGCGATGATGGGCTGGCTGTACTTCCATGGCTTGGCCAGCATGTCAGCCGGGTCCAGTCCCACGCCGATGATGAGATCGGCCTTCCCCAGGATGTCCATCTCCAGCTTGCCGCCGATGAAGACGCCGGCTGAGTAGGGGTGGTTCTCCGGTAGCGCTCCCTTCGCCTTGGGAGTGCAGAAGACCGGAGCGCCGATCCGCTCGGCCAGAGCCCTGAGTTCCAGGTACGCGCTATCCCAGCGTACCCCCATACCGGCGATGATGACCGGCGCCTTCGCCTCCCGAATCCGGCCCACCACCTGGCTGAAGCCCGCTGGCTCCTCGGAGTAGAGGCGCGCCATCACTTGTTTGGAAACGAGAGGGAACAGCTTGTCCGCTACCTGTTTCATGGTCACGTCGTCGGGAAGATCCAGTTGAACGGGGCCAGGCCGTTCCTCCAGCATCGTGCGGAAAGCCCGTTGCAGGGTTTCGTGTGCCCATTCAGCGGACAATGATGCGGTCCACTTGGTAATCCCCTGGAAGAGCTGCCGCGAGTTCAGAACCTGGCGGAGCAGCACCTGGGTGGCGGCCCATGGATAGTTGTCCGACAGGACGAGGAGCGGCGATCTGTCCAGGTAGGCGTAGGCCACGCCGTTGGCGATATTGGTAATGCCTGGGGAGATGGCCGTCACGACGACGCCGGGTGTCCCGGTCAACTCCCCGACGACGCACGCCATCATGGCCGCCGCTGTTTCGTGGGTGTTCAATACGAACCGGATGCCGTCCTTCTCAGCGGCGCTTAGCAGATCGATGGTGCCTCCCCCGCCCGGTATTCCGAAGATGTACTGGACACCCTCGCGCTTCAGCATGGTGGAGATCAGTTCGACAACAGTAGCCATTGTGTCCTCCTTGTTCGATTGGAGTGACAAAGGGTGCCAAGAAAAAATACTTTGTTGCGATTGCCTGACCCCTTGGCGTCGACGATAGCCCCAAGAAAGACGGACAGGTGCGAGATGACATTAGACACCTCTTCCTCCTATTAAAGATCTATCGGGACTCCCAGGTCCTTCCCGATGGCTCGCAGCTCTTCCGCAACTCTGGCTTGGAGCGGGATTCCCTTCTCCGTTCGCTCTTGCACTCGCAGGTGCTCCGGCTCACCCGGCAGAAAG encodes:
- a CDS encoding thiamine pyrophosphate-binding protein — encoded protein: MATVVELISTMLKREGVQYIFGIPGGGGTIDLLSAAEKDGIRFVLNTHETAAAMMACVVGELTGTPGVVVTAISPGITNIANGVAYAYLDRSPLLVLSDNYPWAATQVLLRQVLNSRQLFQGITKWTASLSAEWAHETLQRAFRTMLEERPGPVQLDLPDDVTMKQVADKLFPLVSKQVMARLYSEEPAGFSQVVGRIREAKAPVIIAGMGVRWDSAYLELRALAERIGAPVFCTPKAKGALPENHPYSAGVFIGGKLEMDILGKADLIIGVGLDPADMLAKPWKYSQPIIAIDRVTNYNEIYHAEMELVGNIAEILTMLSGSLPAEHKWDERVAPAYRKKVYDALALPAQGLALFRVSDITREITSEDVILTMDVGASKLLLSQIWRPYQPNSVLMSNPLGTMGFGVPSAIAAKLTFPIRQVVSLCGDGGFSMRMAELQTAMQLGVAPVIVVLSDQALSQIRIKQVKKGLAVVGTEFRAPDYIKIAEAFGGRGISVGTEAEYSDALKEALGSNRFTLIQARIDPSQYAAQFDAIREL